One genomic region from Balneola sp. encodes:
- a CDS encoding flagellar biosynthesis protein FlgB, protein MNFIDSNHSKMLGQAMDAYSLRQKITASNIANADTPGYKRHEVVFEDELQQAQQINGVRGMKDVSGSIVNTEQNVVLEDEMIEMADTQIRVQLVARSLRHHFNLLRSGITGINR, encoded by the coding sequence ATGAACTTTATAGATAGTAATCACAGTAAAATGTTAGGTCAGGCGATGGATGCTTATTCACTTCGTCAGAAAATCACGGCCTCCAATATTGCCAATGCTGATACTCCCGGATATAAAAGGCATGAAGTTGTTTTTGAAGATGAACTTCAGCAGGCCCAGCAGATCAATGGAGTACGAGGCATGAAAGATGTATCCGGCTCCATTGTGAATACAGAGCAAAACGTTGTGCTCGAGGATGAAATGATAGAAATGGCTGATACACAAATCCGGGTGCAACTGGTTGCCCGATCCCTTCGCCATCATTTTAACCTTCTGAGATCTGGAATTACCGGAATTAACAGATAA